In the Triticum aestivum cultivar Chinese Spring chromosome 2B, IWGSC CS RefSeq v2.1, whole genome shotgun sequence genome, atcttgatctctagccttccccaagttactttccactcaaatcttctttccaccaaatccaaatcctgtgagagagagttgagtgttggggagactatcatttgaagcacaagagcaaggagttcatcatcaacacaccatctattacctcttggagagtggtgtctcctaaattggttatgtgtcacttgggagcctccgtcaagattgtggagttgaaccaaggagtttgtaagggcaaggagatcgcctacttcgtgaagatctacccgagtgaggcaagtccttcgtgggcgacggccatggtgggatagacaaggttgcttcttcgtggaaccttcgtgggtggagccctccgtggactcacggaaccattaccattcgtgggttgaagtctccatcaacgtggatatacgatagcaccacctatcggaaccacggataaaaaatctccgtgtctccaaatttcgtttgcacactccaatcccatccctttacattcttgcaacttgcatgctttactttccgctgctcatatactcttgtcatgcttgcttgatatgtattgtgaatgtttaaacttgtgccaaaagtccacttcaacttaaagaaatttaAAACTGTAACTTTTCTTagttagagtctattcaccccccccctctagacacctcttcttgatcctttcaacgCCTCCCCCCCCCCGCTACAGCCATATTAGATGGTTGTGCGTTGGGGTCCTTGCCTGGACGCTTTGAACCATCCGCAATCAGCTTGTGATTTAGAAAGTTCCTCTTCGACGTGCGACTGACGCGATCTTCAAAatgtgtggttacttgcagctctggcggccgcttagccgcccacaGGACCGGGACGCCATCAACACTCTCCTCGCCGACCTCCGATCGATGGCCTTACACATGGCGCCCccactgccgcctcctcctccggagcccgACTAGTCccgctttgtaacatcccaaattttcaatttggaatgttatacattagatcatcattgcatatcatattttgttgcattttggctcgatcctagaaattttatgcaactcaaggacccacggagagagttgggaattttgttattttcatatttgagtttttctcaaaatttgaaaataggatcatttgattttacttattttatcttcaattatttctattatcaatatATGAGAGATGGaataaaataactttcccaaaataaagaaatattgaggatttaatgataaaatcaaataagtttatttcggagttttttgccattttatttgaatttaggaaaattgcatgtttttcaaaactgcattttagggccaagaaaatgttcatctcgttctaaatattttatttacacgatggaaatttattttggcatttttagaattttattttattttctagaatttttcttagtttcggcagaatttatttataaaaaaaaataccgcgcgcccgactgggccgaaggcccagccgagccggcccagcgccgccaccgtctcccgcaccggctcgggaccggagtcccgagcaAAGCTGCTACCGCCGCATGAGTCCGGGAGGAGCACACCTCCCGAGacgccccctcccccaagtcagacgcccccctccttaaataccgcgcCACCCCCGCCGCCACACCTCGTCccgccccgccgccagccgccgccgtcatcgccgttgccgagccaccgccgccgcaccgttccgcgcccgtcgccgccgccgcccggagccccgccagagccgctggacctcgccggagccccgacgaggtagccgcccgccgccgccccagttttctaaagaaaaccgattcagtttttttagaaaaccctaggttttattttttttagatcattttttattttttcccggtttatttatttagcgagtgttcgctcgttcgttcgctttaacggatgagttcatcgtttagtcgcagttaacgaacgtccgttcgttaaactattcgtcagtttttctttttctcggattttccgcgattattccagatcacgatttctgatcggattttctttttagtttatctcttcgctcgtttatcggaatcaggcgattcaagcacctacagtttcgtctcgaaatcctctttctgtttaaccaactcaaacaagttttagctactgtaaaatttgaattaagtccagattagtaaacgaagcttgtttctttcgccgtttgagtttcgttgcttcgtttgttttgtttctttttgcaaaccggagttcttaagttgaactttctgtttagatctcttatttgagttttacctgtgcattagatgaatacttattgtattcttgtttgtttgtttgcgatagagtattcggagtgcgctgcttgctacttcgagtctctaggtttcacggatcatcagcaaggcaagtaacactttgatcatacctctttactacccagttttattgcagtagagcaatcctcaaacaattgcatgattaggatctgactaatatgtggattttgggaagtagatgaggtagtgcctattacctgttatattatcaaacctttgggagttacttctacgtttgcttatattgccatgttatgttgctagtagacgtggattgggtgagtgtatccatgacagatgtgagattgttatttaatagtttatttaaggtggcaactttaatacacatctgggtggattgaggcacctgggtattccagcgattgcctgtttttttatggaccgccacccaggctcaaagggatcatgagattattcatgctataaacttccgtgtgcaaccacaagttactatgggctctagcatagttgattaagtcatgtgaactcttacagtggtagactagcagatgtaggggaaagtaggtgtaactgtctacccgatcgtaaggtgcaaacacttctgaaaggctatgtctcggtcatccattttctcaaacaccatgtagtgcgagaaccccaacggaggagatcgagtcttgtggggaaaagtgcgcaaacctctgcagagtatataaactaatcatggttagccgtgtccccggttatggatgttttgagtatctagtacttggattatcatgtgaatctcatcatgttactttaatttaattttgttgagtttaatgatgatgcttaattgggattgagagggtgtatACCTTCTCaacgtttaacaaccaccatgatagttaaataaaatttattcctttgcagtagggaaaatttggctttatgcaaaactttaaccatagagctttccaccagccatatatgcatgtagtatagtatatttctgttcattactctctaggtgttacattgccagcatattccatgtgctgacccgttttcggactgcaacgttcatgttgcagacttttcagacgaagagtaaggtgccttaggtcgtggtcttatactcagtgatgccgttggagttgatggactcacttaccttccaagccttccgctgttatcgttattagatggccttaagccatatttattgtaataagttctcttttgagacattcgatgtaataagtgtgtgattgctactctgttataaatccttcgagtattgtgcgtgttagcattactgattcagggatgacactgaagcacagagatcaggctgtttgaggtctggtcgctacacgctTTTGCGCTGCTGTGTGTgagagtttttttttgttttcagggcttgttgagttgtgccctcagcattaaTCCTTTGCTACCTCTTTGTGTGTgagacttgtgtgtgtgtgtgtgtgaaccttGTTAGATGTTTGGCTTGGGcggtttgctttataatataaagcgaggcgaaagcctttttcagtaaattcagaaaatgttcgaaATTTAAATTATTTTGTTGATGTTTTCTAAATTTGTACAAAAAAGTTAATTTTTCAAAAAGTTTTTATGTTTTCAGATAAATGATCGGAATTTGCAAAAATTTGTTCACACTGTAAGAACTATTTcgggatttaaaaaattgttcaggcCTTTCCATGCTTCACAAGTCATCCTAATCATCAAGAGCTTGGCATATAACATATTACGCCTCAACAGTCAGCAAAATTTTCTGCTTCTTCTGTTTGAGTTTCAATTCAGTTTTGTTTTGGCAAGCCTAGGTATGTCTATTTTTTTGTGGTGCAATTGACTTGTACTCTTTGCGTCATCCCGAAGGCTTCTTCCAAACTGACTTCCTATTTACTAGCATAGCCCGGGCGGTGGCACACCGCGCCTATCGATACGATGTGCTCATATAAATTGTGTTTACTATTTGCAATTAGTGTTATCTATCTCATATAGCAGATTATTGTACGTAAAATTTTGGATGCAGGAAAATATGTTGGAAAAAGCAAATTTATTGGCATCATGCATATTGCATGTTACTAAACACGGAAACTCATGTTCGTACATCTCTGATAGGGATAATTTATTCTCGCCGAACATGGCATGCCTCTACTGCAGCAAGATGAAAGAAACTTTTGCTAGATTCGATCATCCTAGTGTAGCCGCCTCCAGGATTAGTGCATGTGATGAAGTGATAAAGAACTTTTGTGAATTGTTGCCTCCGGCCCACAGACGGCTTGGTACCTCTGTACATAATGATATGATCTTCACAATGCGGGCGGTATCACATCGAAGAAGTTGTTGCATATTTTGCTAGAATTCTTGTTTGCCTTGGAAATTCGTTCTGCTGGGTGGTTAGCGGGCCATGCTGAACTGTCATTGCTTCGTTTATGCTTTCTCCTGTGTTGTAAGCAGTTTCTCTTTTACCACTTCAAGTGTATATTAGTTATGATCGTTGATGGTAATATTGTCGGTACCACAAATGTACTCCAAGGCCACTTGAGCAGCCTTTTCTTCAACTTCATCTTATGGCTAAGCCTCTGTAAATGTCATTAGGACCAATGAGGATGCATGTTTCTATCATGACTCCAGGTCGGCTCCAGTGGGTGTGACCTTGTATTTTTCTAGCTTGGCTGTCAGGCTAACTACTTTAAGAAGTATGCGTCTTGGTATGTAGGCTGCCAGCTCATCCTGTTGTGAACAAATGTGTTGTGGTTAGGTCTTGCCTTGCATGAAAAGGAAGAGGGAGCTTGAAGTGGTGAGTATGAATTAGTGCTCACCGTATCGTTCACATTGTTGTTGTTAGAGTGGAAATGCTCTTGGGACGTGCCAAAATCGGGGCTCTTTCTTTTGTTTTGAAGTTGTTTCCCTTCTAGAAAGTTTTTTGTGGGGCATGGATTGTTCATGCTCTTTGGTTTGCCTATGTGCTTAAGGCTGGACGCTTGTTTGTGTGCTTCTGCTTGTATACTTCTTGGTGGATACATAGTAGATGAAAGGGTGAATAAGTCACCACTATCTTTTTTTGGGTTTGCCACGTGGCTCGCATTATCTGTGTGCGGCCTTCGTGAGTGGGGTGTGAGGGTGGATGGGTCACATTTGTATCGTCTCGGCTTGCCTAGTAGACGTGTGACACATAGTTAACATTCTCTAGAATTGACTGTCTAGGGGTGGCCGGTTTGTATGGAAGGGAAATTTTAAAAAGGTGCATTAATGAGTTATTGTTACGTGCTAAACGAGGAAAGTATGTTTTTATCATGACTGCAATAGGTGGATAAAAGGAAGTTTATCAATTGGATACAAGTTTTTTTGACTTTCCATGTACATGATTGTATCTTGAAACTCCATGCGTGTGGCCCCGTCACTGTGTGTAGTTGACATGTAGCTTTTTTTATCAGCTTTTTTTATCATAAGGAGCTTAGTTGCTTTGTACTCCCTCTATAAAATAAGAGTATTTAGATCACTGAAGTAGTGATAATTATATCTCTTTCAAATCTATATTTGGGTACTGCAGGTTTGTGGTTTAGAGTCTCTTTGATAAAGTAGTGATAGTTATATCGCTTTTAAATATATATTTGGGTACTGCAGGTGTGGGGTTGAGTCTTTTTGGTTTGAAAGTAGAATAATTGTACGGGCGGCAATGCTAGACACACGGATCTTTACTTAAGGATTTTACGGACCAACTAAAATGGACCAATAGAATTGGAGATTAGGGTAGGCAGGGGCCCACCCGTAACAGGTCCCTGTGTCTAGGATTATTGTTGTACGGGCTGTTACGTCTTTTTTCCATGCATGCAGTGTCTGCACACGTAGTCACGtcatatatattattttatattttctCAGCAGAGGATGGCGAGTGGAAAATATGTAAGAAGATTCGTTGCTCTTGCCATTCAAGTGGGAGGAGTAGGCACCATAGCTGACACTTCTGATAGCTGGGTAGCACTATACAGATATGTTTATGTAGTATACAATGAATGGAAGCTTGTATTAGGAAATTAATTATGTCCAAGGTAGAATTTGATCACCTGGGCCACGGCAGCAGGGGACGAAGCATGGGAGTTAATAGCAAATGAAACTTGATGAAAATGCCGCAGCCACCAGAGTTGGACCCGACCGTGACCCAGGAGCAAGCAGGCTACGCCGGCTCTGCCGTCCtgagcatgcacacccacatcacGCACAACATGGAGCATGCGCGCATGCAGCTGTGCGTGCAaactcgcacacacacacatacacacacacacacacacacacacacacaccccacacgaACGCAGCAGCATCACTCCAGCCGCAAACATGTCCGCGACAAACCGCAAGGGGCTACAGGGCGACAACAAAGGGAGCGAGAGAAGGAGGCAGGTGTCGTGCGACCGAGGAGCGAAAACCGACGGCGACCTCGACATGAACCAGCGGAAGGCGCCTCGCACATATCCACCATAGCCGCCACCTCATCGCCAGCGAGTAGTCGAGGAGCGGCAGCAAGAAGTGCGCATCCGGCGCGGCCATGCTCATCATATGAGCCACACATGCTAGCCCTAGAGCTCCCGGAGCTGCACCTCGCAGCCCCAACGGCCGAACACCACCTGCACACGACGCGTCCAGCGACACCGAATCCCTCTACGGGAGGCGCTTGAAAATTGTCCTCCCGGAAGACGCCGGGCCAGGAGCTGCGGCGAAGGCGAGACAGCCGTCGTGTGACAGAGTGAGTGCCGTCATGCCACAACATGCGGACGGGGCACTGGCCTCCTCGCCTCATCTACGAAGGGGCGCCGACGGCCTGGCAGGGTTGAGGTCGACTCAACGGGCGCAAGCTGGAACAGCCGGCAAGTTGGAGGGCACCACCAGAATGAGAGATCGATAAGCGACGGAGATCGGGAAGGATGTACAGGTGTGCCCGCAGCCGTCGTGGCCGAACAACGACGCGGACGCCGGCCAACAGTTGATGGTGTACGCCATCATCATTTACCCGGCGGCTAGAAGAGGATGTACGGTATATAGGAAGACCACACCCAGCAAGGAAAACAGAAACCGGGCTGCCTCGCCGGCAGCGTCGAGGCACAACATGGGGCATGCATGGATGCGATGCCTCCCGAGCTGCCGTCAAGCCCATGGGTCGCCGCACGCTGCCTTCACTTTGCCGCCTGGAGACGTAGAATCGAGGCGTCGAGCGGCCCCGAAGTTGTTGTCCAGCCTGATGCGGCACATAACACACAAGGCTGGGTGCACCCAAAATTACAGCAAGGGAAGCCATCTATTTATAGGCTCAGTAAACGGCAAGATCTCCAGAAACCACGAGAAGAGCGGCACTAATCTAGCGAACTCCCGAACCAACACTGTGAAGCGGCACCGCTCAAAACACCCACTGAGACTGACCAACAGCGGCATGCAATGACAGCGACTGACCAACAGGCAACAGGGGCAGAGATCGACAGCGATGGGACAAACACAACCAATGACCAATCAAAAACCCGAAGAAGCTTCAAGGCAACCTGATCGACAGCGACTGACCGCACCAGGGGACAAATTTCACCGTACAACCTGCCGTACAAACAACATAAAATGCTAAACCAACCAACACAACCATGACGCacgttcaaaaaatttcaaacgaAAACCTGGGCACACCACTCATTTCTACACAGCCATATACCAAAATAATACCACGCGCCATAACCACAACTCACTATGTGTCACTTTCATCCAAGTGGTTTAATCTCATGGCAAAAACCTTGCCTGGAATAGAGGCTTGGGTATACATATAGAAAATGCAGTTGCTGTACAAGCAAATGGACCCATGCCAAGCAACAACTCAAGTTTACCTTCTAGGAGCCAAGTACAGATATCATGTATAGAACTATTCAACTATGGCTGCTTCTTTGAGAAACTGATACTTTGTAGGGAGCAATCTTATGTGTTCTCTGTATTTCcctttccctgaaaagagagaGAGACAGCAGCGAAACAGTTTTAGCTTCAAATGAGTAGTTCTTCGCATCAACATTGGACATATAATATCCAGCCTCGACTATCTATCCTTTTTTTCAGTAACCGTCTGATAATAAGATTTAACATCCAGGAGTTGGCAGTACAGCCGCTCCTCTCCATCGATAAAAAGAGTGTCAGCTTCTTCCACTGACCCTTCTTTTTTTCCAGAAGTTTATTCCTACACTTACATGTGAGATCTTTCAATATTGCTCTATGAAATAATTAGCAAATTATTGTTCGTAAAATGTGTAATGTTTTTTTGGAGATCTTTTAATGCGTCCGATTGTTGCAAGCATTTTACACTAATTTTAAATTGCCATATGTAGATAACTGTATCAGTCAGTCTGTTTGTTCAGAGCAAATATGATTCAGGTCCAAGACAAACATTTTTGTGGAGTATTTCTCAAAGAATGGTTCTGCTTCAGAAATTAGTACAAGACCTTCACTGCATAGTGAGTAATGAAAAATTATGAGGAAGAAGATGAAAGAACATGCTGAACTTGAGCTCATGTaacagaaaataaactagacaatgaATATAAAAAGATAATCGGAACCGGCAGTTCTATGGGAAGAAGCAAAACACTGTTCTGTAGTACCAAAATGTTACACCATCAGCTCTTCAAGAAGGAACAGAGGAGAAAACCATGGCGAGCTCACCAAAATCCATCAGACTGTCACAAAAAAATGAGATGAGATGAATTAACCAATCAACAATGTTAGGGCACACTTTTGTTGGATTAAGGGGATAAGATAATGACCCAGATTTCATTAGCAAAATAGTACTCTTtcgtaccaaaatataagacgttttctaggctagtttagcctacaaaacatcttatattttgatacggatgTTGTACGTACTACCAAAGTCAAAAGGAAATGAATAGAAAATTAAAGCATAGCCCAGATTGCACACAAAGTGCAGACACAACTGACTTTATCAGCTCTGTCCCATGGCAAAGATGTTCCAAATACATCAGCCATATATCCTTATTGTAGTCGTACCGCTGTGATATAGAGTATGGAACCAAAAATAACAGGCTGACAGTCAATGAGAATTACCAGCAGAACCATATTAACTCTGAACATTGATCTGCACCAGTTTGTGCAACAACACATAGTATGCTTTTTAATAAAAAAAACTCTGAAGCCATCAACATTTCGATTCCCGGCGATATCACCAGCACGATCTAATTAAGCCAAGTTACGAGGTTCAACTCAACATGGTGCTGCATCGATAAAAAAATTTGGAGGCAGACCCTAAACCAAGGCTGTACACCTCATAATCCATGCAAGCATATACATACAAAAGGCTAACGTACAGTCTGCTACAGCTCAACTTGTACATGGAAAGAAGACTAGGATCTGCAAAAATAACAACACAAGCATATATGATTCAGACTTTTGCATGCTGCCTCTTCACACATCATCCAAAGTAAATCATCAAAGCCACCACAACAGTCAACAAAACATCTCTCTAGTACCATGTTATGATTAACTAACCTCAATCTGGCTTTGGCAGCGTAGATCTCAAGCCGGTCAAACTCCGGTTCCTGCTCAGCTTCTTCAAATACCTTCTTGAAACAGACACAAGGGCACACAGGCGCTGACAAGGGGCACACTGGCAGAGAAATGAATGCATCTTCAGTGGAGCCACCTGAAACCGCCAGGGACTGGTTGACTCGTTTCCATGTGAGGCCAAGCCATGGATACTGGCAGGAGGTGAACGGCTCGGCCACCTGTCACTCTCCCATAGGTGTTTGGCTAGCATACTGCACATCTTCAGTTTGTTGCTGCTTCTTCTGTTTAAGTTTGGATTCAGCTTTGTTTTGGCAGGCCTAGGTCTGTCTTCTCCCATAGGTGTTTGGCTAGCATACTGCACATCTTCTGTTTAAGTTTGGATTCAGCTTTGTTTGTTCTGAGCTTCTTCTATAGTGAATTTCTTCTTACATATAGTAAATGCATTTGTTGTACAAGCAGAAGGATACTTTAGCAGGCCTAGGCAAGCAACAAACTAAAGTTTACCATGTATCAAACTAAACTGTGGCTGCTTCTTCACGAAACCGATACTTTGTAGGGAGCAATCCTATGTGTTCTCTATATTTCcctttccctgaaaagagagaGATAAGCAGCGAAACGGTTTCAGCTTCAAGTGAGTAGCTCTTTGCATCAACTTTAGACATATAATTCCCAGCCTTGACTAGCTCTCCTTTTTCCAGTAACATTCTGACAATAAGATTTAACATATAAGAGTCAGCAGTACAGCCGCTCTTCTCCATTGATAAAAAGAGATCGTCAGCTTCTTCCACTGACCCTTCTTTTATAAGATTTTTCATCATTATGGTGTAGGTAAAGACATTAGCTACCAAACCATTGGCTGATACTGCAGCAAACAAATCCTTGGCTTCTTGGTTTCGCTGAACCCTGTAGAAGGCATCAATCATTATATTGACAATTATAATATTGAATTTCACATCCATTGTGCTTAATTTCTGGAATAGCGTGATTGCTTCGCCGCTACAATTATTTCTACAAAGTCCACCAAGAACTATCGAATATGTATCAATGCACACACTTACTCCAGATTCAACCATCTCATCAAACTTTTCCTTTGCAGCAACAGTTCGTCCAGCCAGAAATAATCCATCCAGTATGACGTTGTAATTAAAAGTTGTAGGTTTAAGTCCCTTGCGCAACATTTCTTTAAACAGAATCAGCCCGTCATCAATCCTTCTGTTTTTGCAATAGCCATTAATAAGAATACCCTACGTAATATTAGAAGGTTCCAAACCATATGACACCATATCATCAAATAtttttgatgcatcctccatcttGGAGACTAGGCAGTATCCATCGATCAGTAAACTAAATATGAGAACATCAGGCCTCATACCTATGTGCACTATCAAGTCAAGGATATCCCGTGCTTCTGTTACCCTTCCTTCTGTGCATAGGTTCTGCATTATTGAATGGAAGAAGTTAATATCAGGAGGACGCATACCTTTGTTCCTCATTTCAGTAACCAATTCCTTTGCTTTCACGAAATCCCCATGTGTACAAAAACTCTGGATTAGGGAATGATAAACAACTGCATTCGGTCGTACTCCCATATCAACCATCTGGTTAAATTTGTCCATAGCAATGTCCAAGCTACCCATTTTGCAAAATGCATGTATTACAGTTGAATAGGTGACTACATCTGGACTCACTCCCTGTTTCCGCATTCCTTTAAAGATAAGCATAGCCTCATCCATCATGCCAGATTTAGCATATGCATTAATCAGTATGTTCAAAGTGTGACAGTTAGGCCGAATACCATCTCTAGTCATTGAATTGAAGAGATTAATCATATCAACTAAGCATCCTTCAGTGGCATACCCATGAAGGAGAATAGCATATGAAACGTTGTTAGGTTTCAGGCCCTTCATAGCCATGGTCTCAAAAATTCCTGCAGCTTCTTTGCTTCTTCCATGTTTGCAAAGAAAGGTCATAAACATGTTGTAAGTATGCACATCTGGTGTAACCCTCCGACTTGTCATCTCTTTGAATACCCTAACTGCCTCCTTCCAATGGCCTGAAGAGGAATATCCATGGATGAGGCTATTATATGTGACATTATTAGGTACGACACCATCATCAACCATCTGACGAAGGAAATACTCTGCCTTGTCCATTGCTCTGGCCTTGCACAGCGCATCAATAACCGAGCTATATGTCACCACATCAGGCATAACGCCCTGCTGCGCCATTTCATGAAATAGATTGCATGCCTTGCCTACTTGACCTTCCTTAAAGAAGCCATGGATGACGGTGTTATACGCCACTACGCCGGGGGTGCAGCCCAGCCCAGGCATCCTGTGAAGCAGCACGTCCAGAGCCTCATCTGAGCGCTTTGCATGGCAGAGTCCCTTGAGGAGGGTGCTGAAAACGACTCGGTCTGCCTCCAGGCCCGTCTTGAGGAGACGGCCGAAGAAGGCGATCACCAGATCCAGGCGGCGCGCACGGCAGCAGCAGTCCATGAGGACGCCATAGGTGAAGACAT is a window encoding:
- the LOC123043711 gene encoding protein Rf1, mitochondrial-like; amino-acid sequence: MDCCCRARRLDLVIAFFGRLLKTGLEADRVVFSTLLKGLCHAKRSDEALDVLLHRMPGLGCTPGVVAYNTVIHGFFKEGQVGKACNLFHEMAQQGVMPDVVTYSSVIDALCKARAMDKAEYFLRQMVDDGVVPNNVTYNSLIHGYSSSGHWKEAVRVFKEMTSRRVTPDVHTYNMFMTFLCKHGRSKEAAGIFETMAMKGLKPNNVSYAILLHGYATEGCLVDMINLFNSMTRDGIRPNCHTLNILINAYAKSGMMDEAMLIFKGMRKQGVSPDVVTYSTVIHAFCKMGSLDIAMDKFNQMVDMGVRPNAVVYHSLIQSFCTHGDFVKAKELVTEMRNKGMRPPDINFFHSIMQNLCTEGRVTEARDILDLIVHIGMRPDVLIFSLLIDGYCLVSKMEDASKIFDDMVSYGLEPSNIT